The proteins below come from a single Oncorhynchus tshawytscha isolate Ot180627B linkage group LG22, Otsh_v2.0, whole genome shotgun sequence genomic window:
- the LOC112222235 gene encoding LOW QUALITY PROTEIN: interleukin-17 receptor C-like (The sequence of the model RefSeq protein was modified relative to this genomic sequence to represent the inferred CDS: inserted 1 base in 1 codon), translating into MARLFPCTHFVLLLLLQLTSPSAGALQMIDGSHRLTCDQGLTDCSVKDVAFPGMKGPVKVSRLELSVFLCCTNGQYCKPCLRVTVYFTIKDKQEDQEVSGDYRDEDDSSNQKELREESLLGMPRSTTAASVTVCYSYPNILNRCKEVTFTLIHSALGDQHLPELWLSILLEPEPVQYGSPVIVHALYTSVTTTIPSLEDVCSPDLDTVVKECDAPKLRAVIDKKRGVAVLQLDSSNKTPTSEMGMCQMFGTGEPCRYQKWSQREMSIPLRSIAPCLCFQVWWKGHNLRREICPFMNNKELFRRMWDNNVSLSVEEAQTKVGNGTVLSWNVTAPCRLEGELWLCRRGSAGGHCEELKGSRQRMHKHTHAGWTPTLHGHWKRGEFINVNPHPALCVQMKVQGMDTKLDPVCPFATPRNRWLLTLLIGLLLICLAILGAYVIHGALKGYVWRWLKDEDIKGAVGGGHIVLLYPPDNDQAVLGLVCRLGLSLSSLGFSVSLDLWSQAELSVLGPVPWLHSRLDRLQRQGGKVVLVLTQAAWERAEEWGSRGSRGWERDTLWGRGCDEESGVGCRSPYSDVFSASLSCILADYLQGRAGERFTLVQFECLPPGGCRPLPELFRGLPLFSLPSQSLGFLTELALGRGRGAASGRRRRAGGLRAASRALAGGLRGFVGGSAMLRLAGLPQDCVGAGVEDPWESVPLQPCLTTSPSSPDTXPKTSGMDWV; encoded by the exons ATGGCTCGCCTGTTCCCTTGCACTCACTTTgtcctactgttactgctgcagcTAACGTCCCCATCTGCAGGTGCACTACAGATGATAGATGGCTCACATCGACTCACCTGCGACCAG GGCCTGACTGACTGCAGTGTAAAAG ATGTTGCCTTTCCTGGCATGAAGGGTCCTGTGAAAGTTAGCCGGCTGGAGCTCAGCGTGTTTCTGTGTTGCACGAACGGCCAATACTGCAAACCCTGCCTGCGAGTCACGGTCTACTTCACAATCAAAG ATAAACAAGAGGACCAGGAAGTGTCTGGTGACTACAGAGACGAAGATGACAGCTCTAACCAGAAGGAATTAAGAGAAGAGAGTCTCCTAGGGATGCCACGCAGCACAACAG CAGCTTCTGTAACCGTGTGTTACAGCTACCCAAACATTTTGAATCGCTGCAAAGAAGTGACATTTACATTGATCCATTCAGCTCTGGGGGACCAGCACCTTCCTGAG CTGTGGCTGTCCATATTGTTGGAGCCAGAGCCAGTACAATATGGAAGTCCAGTCATCGTCCACGCATTATATACCTCCGTTACCACCACTATCCCCTCCTTAGAAGATG TTTGTTCCCCTGACCTAGATACTGTTGTGAAAGAATGTGATG CGCCCAAGCTCAGAGCTGTGATTGATAAGAAGAGAGGTGTGGCTGTGCTCCAACTGGACAGTTCTAACAAGACACCGACCAGTGAGATGGGCATGTGCCAGATGTTCGGGACTGGAGAACCTTGCAGATACCAGAAGTGG agccagagagagatgagCATTCCATTGAGGTCTATAGCGCCCTGTCTGTGCTTTCAG GTTTGGTGGAAGGGACATAATCTACGCAGAGAGATCTGCCCCTTCATGAACAACAAAG aGCTTTTCAGAAGAATGTGGGACAACAACGTGTCCTTGTCAGTGGAGGAGGCTCAGACGAAGGTGGGGAATGGCACAGTGCTGAGTTGGAACGTGACTGCCCCCTGTCGCCTGGAGGGGGAACTGTGGCTGTGTAGAAGGGGCTCAGCGGGGGGGCATTGCGAGGAGTTGAAGGGCTCCAGGCAGAggatgcacaagcacacacatgccGGGTGGACGCCCACTCTCCACGGACACTGG aaaagAGGAGAGTTCATCAATGTGAACCCTCATCCTGCTCTGTGTGTCCAG ATGAAAGTACAGGGGATGGATACAAAGCTGGATCCCGTGTGTCCATTTGCAA CACCACGGAACCGATGGCTCCTGACTCTCCTGATAGGGCTGCTACTAATCTGTTTGGCAATACTTGGGGCCTACGTCATACATGGTGCTCTCAAAG GATACGTGTGGAGATGGTTGAAAGATGAGGACATAAAAG gtgcAGTAGGAGGTGGCCACATTGTGTTGCTGTACCCTCCTGACAATGATCAGGCTGTGCTGGGTCTGGTGTGTCGTCTGGgcttgtccctctcctctctgggctTCAGTGTATCTCTAGACCTGTGGAGCCAGGCCGAGCTCAGTGTCCTGGGACCGGTTCCATGGCTCCACTCCCGGCTTGATCGCCTGCAGAGACAGGGGGGGAAAGTGGTGCTGGTGCTGACCCAGGCAGCCTGGGAGAGGGCTGAGGAGTGGGGCAGTCGGGGAAGCCGGGGCTGGGAGAGGGATACTCTCTGGGGGAGGGGGTGTGACGAGGAGTCAGGGGTGGGGTGTCGTTCTCCGTATTCGGATGTCTTCAGTGCCTCGCTCAGCTGCATTCTAGCGGACTACTTGCAGGGCCGTGCCGGCGAACGCTTCACCCTTGTGCAATTTGAGTGTCTGCCTCCCGGCGGCTGCCGCCCCCTACCTGAGCTCTTCAGGGGGCTGCCGCTCTTCAGCCTCCCCTCCCAGAGCCTGGGCTTCCTGACTGAACTGGCTTTGGGGCGAGGTAGGGGGGCAGCATCAGGGCGACGAAGGCGGGCAGGGGGGCTCAGGGCAGCCTCACGGGCACTGGCTGGGGGGCTGAGAGGGTTTGTGGGGGGTTCTGCAATGTTACGGCTGGCCGGGCTGCCCCAGGACTGTGTTGGTGCAGGGGTTGAGGACCCCTGGGAGTCTGTGCCGCTGCAGCCATGTCTCACCACCTCACCGTCCAGCCCTGACA TGCCCAAGACCAGCGGGATGGACTGGGTCTAA